One Methylomarinovum tepidoasis DNA window includes the following coding sequences:
- a CDS encoding OsmC family protein — translation MKARVKWIEDVLFLGESGSGHGVVVDGPPEHGGRNLGPRPMELLLLGVGSCSAFDVVHILKKGRQPVSDCEVRVEAERADTVPKVFTRIHLHFVVSGRGLSEAAVRRAVSLSAEKYCSASIMLGKAAEVSHSFEVVDPGAQD, via the coding sequence ATGAAAGCACGGGTCAAATGGATCGAAGACGTTCTGTTTCTGGGGGAGAGTGGCAGCGGCCACGGGGTGGTGGTCGACGGTCCCCCTGAACATGGCGGCCGCAACCTGGGGCCACGGCCGATGGAATTGTTGCTGCTGGGGGTGGGCAGCTGTTCGGCCTTCGACGTGGTCCACATTCTCAAAAAAGGCCGCCAGCCGGTCAGCGACTGCGAAGTCCGCGTCGAGGCCGAGCGCGCCGATACCGTCCCTAAGGTCTTCACCCGCATCCACCTCCATTTCGTCGTCAGCGGCCGCGGATTGAGCGAGGCGGCCGTGCGCCGCGCCGTATCCCTGTCGGCGGAAAAGTATTGTTCGGCATCGATCATGCTCGGCAAAGCGGCGGAAGTCAGCCACAGTTTCGAGGTGGTCGATCCCGGGGCCCAAGATTAA
- a CDS encoding 2,3-bisphosphoglycerate-dependent phosphoglycerate mutase yields MKAATLTLIRHGQSIWNLQNRFTGWIDVSLSPQGLQEARQAGERLADQRFDVAYASTLIRSQETLYEILRLNRHCSGYRRVHEGDSAWYEHFKPGPEDEDTLLIHFAEELNERFYGDLQGLNKDQARQEFGAEQVHIWRRSYDTPPPNGESLAATAARVIPFFKDRLAPILREGRNLLIAAHGNSLRALIMHLEDMTPEQILAYELATGVPIQYRLDGALNVLEKTVFD; encoded by the coding sequence ATGAAAGCAGCCACCCTGACCCTGATCCGTCACGGTCAGTCGATCTGGAATCTGCAGAACCGTTTCACCGGCTGGATCGACGTCAGCCTCAGCCCCCAGGGGCTGCAGGAAGCCCGTCAGGCCGGCGAACGTCTCGCCGACCAGCGCTTCGACGTCGCCTACGCCTCCACCCTGATCCGCTCCCAAGAAACCCTGTACGAAATCCTGCGGCTCAACCGGCATTGTAGCGGTTACCGCCGGGTCCACGAAGGAGACAGCGCCTGGTACGAGCACTTCAAACCCGGCCCCGAGGACGAGGACACCCTGCTGATCCACTTCGCCGAGGAGCTCAACGAGCGCTTCTACGGCGACCTCCAGGGGCTCAACAAGGATCAGGCGCGCCAGGAGTTCGGCGCCGAGCAGGTGCACATCTGGCGGCGCAGCTACGATACCCCGCCGCCCAACGGCGAAAGCCTGGCGGCGACCGCCGCCCGGGTGATCCCCTTCTTCAAGGACCGCTTGGCGCCGATCCTGCGGGAAGGGCGGAATCTGCTCATCGCCGCCCACGGCAATTCCCTGCGGGCGCTGATCATGCACCTGGAAGACATGACCCCGGAGCAGATCCTGGCCTACGAGCTGGCCACCGGCGTTCCGATTCAGTACCGTCTCGACGGCGCGCTGAACGTCCTGGAAAAGACGGTTTTCGACTGA
- a CDS encoding R3H domain-containing nucleic acid-binding protein, whose product MTTPFSDELALLVDVLPLALRERLATLPEDGLLEIVMDLGRPPQARYADRVEVLEDRPVGREDIAHVVAQVGEFGADNRAGIEGTLHRISAIRNRKGDVIGLTLRVGRAVSGTIELIRDLIASGRSLLLLGRPGIGKTTKLREVARVLADDYGRRVVVIDTSNEIGGDGDIPHPAIGGARRMQVPRPEKQHAVMIEAVENHMPEVIVIDEIGTEAEALAARTIAERGVQLIGTAHGNTLENLVQNPTLSDLVGGVQTVTLGDEEARFRGTQKTVAERKAPPTFEQVVELVGRDELIVHTDTAAAVDSILRGEDAGGIRRTPDGESRVEAPAPETAGKPLSSEALKGEVRIYPYAVSRDLVERVIRSFRFDARTVSSPERADMILALRSRADDGRLRRILGATGLPLHTVKKSSTAQIRRLLNHVFSQAEETAEADIDAAVKEAEAAVQKVLEEAVEVALAPQPREVRKIQHHIVNRYHLVAESVGSDPLRHLVIYPDWTEARS is encoded by the coding sequence ATGACCACGCCCTTCAGTGACGAACTGGCGCTGCTCGTCGACGTGCTGCCTCTGGCGCTGCGCGAGCGGCTGGCGACCCTGCCGGAAGACGGCCTGCTGGAGATCGTCATGGATCTGGGGCGCCCGCCCCAGGCCCGCTATGCCGACCGTGTGGAGGTTCTGGAGGACCGGCCGGTGGGCCGCGAGGACATCGCCCACGTGGTCGCCCAGGTGGGCGAGTTCGGAGCCGACAACCGCGCCGGCATCGAGGGCACCCTGCACCGCATCTCGGCGATCCGCAACCGCAAGGGAGACGTCATCGGCCTGACCCTGCGCGTCGGCCGCGCCGTCAGCGGCACCATCGAACTGATCCGCGACCTGATCGCCTCCGGCCGCAGCCTGCTGCTGCTGGGCCGTCCCGGAATCGGCAAGACCACCAAGCTGCGCGAAGTGGCGCGGGTGTTGGCCGACGATTACGGCAGGCGGGTGGTGGTGATCGACACCTCCAACGAGATCGGCGGCGACGGCGACATCCCCCATCCGGCCATCGGCGGTGCCCGGCGCATGCAGGTGCCGCGGCCGGAGAAGCAGCACGCGGTGATGATCGAGGCGGTGGAGAACCACATGCCGGAAGTGATCGTCATCGACGAGATCGGCACCGAGGCCGAGGCCCTCGCCGCCCGCACCATCGCCGAGCGCGGCGTCCAGCTTATCGGCACCGCCCACGGCAACACCCTGGAGAACTTGGTCCAGAACCCGACCCTGTCGGATCTGGTGGGCGGGGTGCAGACCGTGACTCTGGGGGACGAGGAGGCCCGTTTCCGCGGCACCCAGAAGACCGTCGCCGAACGCAAGGCCCCGCCCACCTTCGAACAGGTGGTGGAGCTGGTGGGCCGGGACGAGCTGATCGTCCACACCGACACCGCGGCGGCGGTGGACAGTATCCTCCGCGGCGAGGACGCCGGCGGCATTCGCCGCACCCCTGACGGCGAAAGCCGGGTGGAAGCCCCGGCGCCGGAAACCGCCGGCAAGCCGCTGTCGTCCGAGGCGCTGAAAGGGGAGGTCCGCATCTACCCCTATGCGGTCAGCCGCGACCTGGTGGAGCGGGTCATCCGCAGCTTCCGCTTCGACGCCCGCACCGTCTCCAGCCCAGAGCGGGCCGACATGATCCTGGCGCTGCGTTCCCGCGCCGATGACGGCCGCCTGCGCCGCATCCTGGGTGCCACCGGTCTGCCGCTGCACACGGTGAAGAAAAGCAGCACCGCCCAGATCCGCCGCCTGCTCAATCACGTCTTCAGCCAGGCCGAGGAAACGGCCGAGGCCGACATCGACGCGGCGGTGAAGGAGGCGGAGGCGGCGGTGCAGAAGGTTCTGGAGGAAGCGGTGGAAGTGGCCCTGGCGCCGCAACCACGGGAAGTCCGCAAGATCCAGCACCACATCGTCAACCGCTACCATCTGGTGGCCGAAAGCGTCGGCTCCGACCCGCTGCGGCATCTGGTGATCTATCCCGACTGGACCGAAGCCCGGTCGTGA
- a CDS encoding sodium-translocating pyrophosphatase produces MHWSLQLTLIATALGGLYALGCALWILRQPEGDTALRRPYLAIREGAAAFMRIQYGTIAAVGAVIFALLWWIPRFGPVTAWGFALGGIGSALAGLIGMAVAVRANVRTAAAAQTRLGRALQIAYRSGAVTGFLLGSLALAAVLGFHLWLQARGENLAPLAGLGFGASLISIFGRLGGGIFTKAADVGADLAGKIEQNIPEDDPRNPAVIADNVGDNVGDCAGMAADVFESYAVTLVAAILVAAWRTPETPLLQTYPLALGGVALLAGLVGGQFLWLGKSRQVGAALLRTVVIGLILSAFGFWWLTRALALPPALFQAALVGLGVGLGLVIDTAYFTALRFPPVQRIAQASCRGHATNIITGLAVGMKSAAFPALLVAVGVITAHQLAGIYGIAVATTALLALTPTIISMDAYGPVADNAGGIVEMAGLPESVRGGTDALDAAGNMTKALTKTFAIGSAGLAALALFAAYRLEFGVRGQGLVFSLDDPFVLGGVFCGSLLPFLFSGLALEAVGKAAGRVVEEVRRQFRERPGILEGREAPDYAHAVAMLTRAAIASMLAPGLLPVAAPLTAALLAPWLPPGSMALLVGGMLMGAVASGLLLALAMSIGGGAWDNAKKYIEAGHYGGKGSPAHHAAVTGDTVGDPYKDTAGPAINPMIKVLSLMAVLLAPFLL; encoded by the coding sequence ATGCACTGGTCGTTGCAACTGACGCTGATCGCCACCGCCCTGGGCGGTCTCTACGCCCTCGGCTGCGCGTTGTGGATCCTGCGCCAGCCGGAAGGCGATACGGCCCTGCGGCGGCCCTATCTGGCCATCCGTGAAGGGGCGGCCGCCTTCATGCGCATCCAGTACGGCACCATCGCCGCGGTGGGGGCGGTCATCTTCGCCCTGCTGTGGTGGATTCCCCGCTTCGGGCCGGTCACCGCCTGGGGCTTTGCGCTGGGCGGCATCGGTTCGGCCCTGGCGGGGCTGATCGGCATGGCGGTGGCGGTACGCGCCAACGTCCGCACCGCGGCCGCCGCCCAAACCCGCCTGGGCCGGGCCCTGCAGATCGCCTACCGCAGCGGCGCGGTGACCGGTTTCCTCCTCGGCAGCCTGGCGCTGGCGGCTGTCCTGGGATTCCACCTGTGGCTGCAGGCCCGGGGGGAAAACCTGGCACCGCTGGCGGGCCTGGGATTCGGCGCCTCGCTCATCAGCATCTTCGGCCGGCTCGGCGGCGGCATCTTCACCAAGGCGGCGGACGTGGGCGCCGACCTGGCCGGCAAGATCGAGCAGAACATCCCCGAGGACGATCCGCGCAATCCGGCGGTGATCGCCGACAACGTCGGCGACAACGTGGGCGACTGCGCCGGCATGGCGGCGGACGTGTTCGAAAGCTATGCCGTCACCCTGGTGGCGGCGATTCTGGTGGCCGCCTGGCGCACCCCGGAGACGCCGCTGCTGCAGACCTATCCGCTGGCCCTGGGCGGGGTGGCGCTCCTGGCCGGTCTGGTCGGCGGCCAGTTCCTTTGGCTGGGGAAATCGCGGCAGGTCGGAGCCGCTCTGCTGCGCACCGTGGTGATCGGCCTGATTCTCAGCGCCTTCGGCTTCTGGTGGCTGACCCGTGCATTGGCGCTGCCGCCGGCTTTGTTCCAGGCCGCCCTGGTCGGCCTCGGCGTCGGCCTGGGGCTGGTAATCGACACCGCCTATTTCACCGCCCTGCGCTTCCCGCCGGTGCAGCGCATCGCCCAGGCTTCCTGCCGGGGCCACGCCACCAACATCATCACCGGCCTGGCGGTGGGCATGAAATCCGCGGCGTTCCCCGCCCTGCTGGTGGCGGTCGGCGTCATCACCGCCCACCAGCTGGCCGGCATCTACGGCATCGCCGTCGCCACCACCGCCCTGCTGGCGCTCACCCCCACCATCATTTCCATGGACGCCTACGGCCCGGTGGCCGACAACGCCGGCGGCATCGTGGAAATGGCGGGCCTGCCGGAATCGGTGCGCGGCGGCACCGACGCCCTGGATGCCGCCGGCAACATGACCAAGGCCCTGACCAAGACCTTCGCCATCGGGTCGGCGGGGCTGGCCGCCCTGGCGCTGTTCGCCGCCTACCGGCTGGAATTCGGGGTGCGGGGACAGGGACTGGTCTTCTCCCTCGACGATCCCTTCGTGCTCGGCGGCGTTTTCTGCGGCAGCCTGCTGCCCTTCCTGTTCAGCGGCCTGGCGCTGGAAGCCGTGGGGAAAGCCGCCGGCCGCGTGGTCGAGGAAGTGCGGCGCCAGTTCCGCGAGCGCCCCGGCATCCTCGAAGGCCGGGAAGCGCCCGACTACGCCCATGCCGTCGCCATGCTCACCCGGGCCGCCATCGCCAGCATGCTCGCGCCGGGGCTGCTGCCGGTGGCGGCCCCCCTGACGGCGGCTCTGCTGGCCCCCTGGCTGCCGCCGGGAAGCATGGCGCTGCTGGTGGGGGGGATGCTGATGGGGGCGGTGGCTTCGGGACTGCTGCTGGCCCTGGCCATGAGCATCGGCGGCGGCGCCTGGGACAACGCCAAGAAATACATCGAGGCCGGCCACTACGGCGGCAAGGGTTCGCCGGCCCACCACGCCGCGGTCACCGGCGACACCGTCGGCGATCCCTACAAGGACACCGCCGGGCCCGCCATCAATCCGATGATCAAGGTGCTGAGTCTGATGGCGGTGCTGCTGGCCCCTTTCCTGCTATAG
- a CDS encoding DUF1631 domain-containing protein: MNAKKVVEIHTAGRISKAQAGPIIAECRSYFQKEYQPLLERFFARLDDELFALSDKAVSSTLQELYFEAMRYLRRERENIQKSYLNALLRGYDEFWNASQPAQARPAASLELDEDDFSLVEEENLEEELAVSTLANKGNTLYHRELFALNQRFARLADRKEIGDEDNPFGPQQLGQRFAEVLRPLTLELKVRLVIFKFYEQTVLPELEDIYDGLNELLAAKGVLPEISRKVKKRKAAAAPAAAKAGETVAGGVSAEDQAVYVQAVQAMHSLLAAWRSQVGLPSLSASAHPDATVSDSGEVVGALSALQDPEQVAKLTEALASGGDVNLKLVLAERLSEIHGDKRALAQVDEDIIDMIGMIFDFILEDRNLPDTVKALIGRLQIPIVKVAILDKSFFSKKNHPARVLLNRLAHAGIGLSGDENLEANSVFRQISASVNRILEEFTQNVDLFQEILTDFERFMEEEGRRSQLLEERTRQATQSKEHLALAKKEVAGEIRHRLQGRELPAYLRQFLTHTWKDILLVACLRRDKEPELWEAKLALTDTLLASLRLPANDGERKRMLKRLPGLLRALRQELEAVSLDPKQIALFFRELEQAHRPLLDPAGDAAVDPRLAKELDVIATNLPEVDDIEVSELTDFDEADIEEEIVMLEEGIEEEEGDEFLAQARGLEVGDWIELKDPRGKTVRAKLSWVSKVTGVRIFVNRRGVKVAEYTLPGLAAVFRRGEAKRIDGKVPLMDRALAAMMATLKQHPAKQEGGDEPPASQASLAL, encoded by the coding sequence ATGAATGCCAAAAAAGTCGTCGAAATCCATACCGCCGGCCGGATCTCCAAAGCCCAGGCCGGGCCGATCATCGCCGAATGCCGGTCGTATTTCCAGAAGGAATACCAGCCGCTCCTGGAGCGCTTCTTCGCCAGGCTGGACGATGAGCTGTTCGCCCTGTCCGACAAGGCGGTCAGCAGCACCCTGCAGGAATTATACTTCGAAGCGATGCGCTATCTGCGCCGGGAACGGGAAAACATTCAGAAAAGCTATCTGAACGCCCTGCTGCGCGGTTACGACGAATTCTGGAATGCCTCGCAGCCGGCGCAGGCCAGACCGGCCGCCTCGCTGGAATTGGACGAGGACGATTTCTCCCTGGTGGAGGAGGAGAACCTGGAGGAGGAACTGGCGGTTTCCACTCTGGCGAACAAAGGCAACACCCTCTACCATCGGGAACTGTTCGCCCTCAACCAGCGGTTCGCCAGACTTGCCGACCGTAAAGAAATCGGCGATGAGGACAACCCCTTCGGCCCCCAGCAACTGGGGCAGCGTTTCGCCGAGGTGCTAAGACCCCTGACCCTGGAGCTCAAGGTCCGTCTCGTCATCTTCAAGTTCTACGAGCAGACGGTCCTTCCTGAACTGGAGGACATCTACGACGGCTTGAACGAGCTGCTCGCCGCCAAGGGGGTGCTGCCGGAGATCTCCAGGAAGGTGAAGAAAAGGAAAGCGGCGGCCGCCCCGGCTGCCGCCAAGGCCGGGGAAACGGTTGCCGGCGGCGTGTCCGCCGAAGATCAGGCCGTCTACGTCCAGGCGGTGCAGGCGATGCACTCGCTGCTGGCGGCCTGGCGTTCCCAGGTGGGCCTGCCGTCCCTGTCGGCCAGCGCCCATCCGGACGCTACCGTCAGCGACAGCGGCGAGGTGGTCGGCGCGCTGTCGGCGCTCCAGGACCCGGAGCAGGTGGCCAAGCTCACCGAGGCGCTGGCCAGCGGCGGAGATGTCAATCTCAAGCTGGTGCTGGCCGAGCGGCTGAGTGAGATCCACGGCGACAAGCGGGCCTTGGCCCAGGTGGACGAGGACATCATCGACATGATCGGGATGATCTTCGACTTCATCCTCGAAGACCGCAACCTGCCGGATACGGTCAAGGCCCTGATCGGCCGCCTGCAGATCCCCATCGTCAAGGTGGCGATTCTGGACAAGTCCTTCTTCTCCAAGAAGAACCACCCGGCGCGGGTGTTGCTCAACCGCCTCGCCCACGCCGGCATCGGCCTGTCGGGGGACGAGAACCTGGAGGCCAATTCGGTGTTCCGGCAGATTTCCGCCTCGGTCAACCGGATTCTGGAGGAGTTCACCCAGAACGTCGATCTGTTCCAGGAGATCCTCACGGATTTCGAGCGCTTCATGGAAGAGGAAGGCCGGCGCAGCCAGTTGCTGGAGGAGCGCACCCGCCAGGCGACCCAGAGCAAGGAGCATCTGGCGCTGGCCAAGAAGGAGGTGGCCGGGGAGATCCGCCACCGTCTCCAGGGACGGGAGTTGCCTGCGTATCTGCGCCAGTTTCTCACCCACACCTGGAAGGATATTCTCCTGGTGGCCTGCCTGCGGCGCGACAAGGAACCGGAACTCTGGGAGGCCAAGCTGGCCCTGACCGACACCCTGCTGGCGAGTCTGCGGCTGCCTGCGAATGACGGTGAGCGCAAGCGAATGCTGAAACGCCTGCCGGGTCTGCTGCGGGCCCTGCGCCAGGAGCTGGAGGCGGTTTCCCTGGATCCGAAGCAGATCGCCCTGTTCTTTCGGGAGCTGGAGCAGGCCCATCGTCCTCTTCTCGATCCCGCCGGGGATGCGGCCGTCGATCCCCGGCTGGCGAAGGAACTGGACGTCATTGCCACCAATCTGCCCGAGGTGGACGACATCGAAGTCAGCGAATTGACCGATTTCGACGAGGCTGACATCGAGGAAGAGATCGTCATGCTGGAGGAGGGGATTGAAGAAGAGGAAGGTGACGAATTCCTCGCCCAGGCCCGCGGCCTGGAAGTGGGGGACTGGATAGAACTCAAGGACCCACGCGGCAAGACCGTCCGGGCCAAACTGTCCTGGGTCAGCAAGGTGACCGGGGTCAGGATTTTCGTCAACCGCCGTGGCGTCAAGGTGGCCGAATACACCCTGCCGGGGCTGGCGGCGGTGTTTCGCCGCGGCGAGGCCAAGCGCATCGACGGCAAGGTGCCGCTCATGGACCGGGCGCTGGCGGCGATGATGGCGACCCTCAAACAGCACCCGGCCAAGCAGGAGGGCGGGGACGAGCCTCCCGCTTCCCAGGCTTCGCTGGCGCTATAG
- the ampD gene encoding 1,6-anhydro-N-acetylmuramyl-L-alanine amidase AmpD: MTKLSIEHGWLTPVRRRPSPNQDARPAGEISLVVIHNISLPPGRFGGGHIDALFSNRLDPAADPYFAAIADLKVSAHVLIDRAGEPTQYVPFHRRAWHAGRSCFRGRERCNDFSIGIELEGCDDIPYEEAQYRRLAEIVGLLLERYPGLTPERITGHSDIAPGRKTDPGPAFDWARFHRCLERCRKLS; encoded by the coding sequence ATGACAAAACTGTCCATCGAACACGGCTGGCTGACCCCGGTCCGGCGCCGCCCCAGCCCCAATCAGGACGCCCGCCCCGCAGGGGAGATCTCCCTGGTGGTGATCCACAACATCAGCCTGCCGCCGGGACGGTTCGGCGGCGGCCACATCGACGCCCTGTTCAGCAACCGTCTCGATCCGGCTGCCGACCCCTACTTCGCCGCCATCGCCGATTTAAAGGTTTCCGCCCATGTGCTCATCGACCGCGCGGGCGAACCGACCCAGTACGTCCCCTTCCACCGCCGCGCCTGGCACGCCGGCCGCTCCTGCTTCCGGGGACGGGAACGCTGCAACGACTTTTCCATCGGCATCGAACTGGAGGGGTGTGACGACATTCCCTACGAGGAGGCGCAATACCGGCGCCTGGCCGAGATCGTGGGCCTGCTCCTGGAACGCTACCCCGGCCTGACCCCGGAGCGGATCACCGGCCACAGCGACATCGCCCCGGGACGCAAGACCGATCCCGGCCCCGCCTTCGACTGGGCCCGTTTCCACCGCTGTCTGGAACGGTGCCGAAAGCTGTCCTGA
- a CDS encoding YdcF family protein, whose amino-acid sequence MPKAVLNHLLERLLLLPGGPILLIAAGLILWRSRGVAWVAVLGLGLLYLASLPATTRLLWTWMAVPPPVDPKTARNRAEAIVILGATRYSRAPEYGGRDNLAGLGLERVRYGAWLQRRTGLPVLVSGRGWRAPGERSEAAIMADILEHEFRVPVAWKEEQSRSTYENARYSSRLLQQLGIGRILLVTHAYHMPRAREAFEAMGLTVVPAPTVYFQTFSEYAVFDWLPEMRALRRNRLLVHEIVGRWWYRWRYY is encoded by the coding sequence GTGCCGAAAGCTGTCCTGAACCATCTGCTGGAACGCCTGCTGCTGTTGCCGGGCGGGCCGATCCTGCTGATCGCCGCCGGCCTGATCCTGTGGCGCAGCCGCGGAGTCGCCTGGGTGGCGGTCCTGGGGCTGGGGTTGCTCTATCTGGCTTCGCTGCCGGCGACCACCCGGCTGCTGTGGACTTGGATGGCCGTTCCCCCACCCGTAGATCCAAAGACCGCCCGGAACCGCGCCGAGGCCATCGTCATCCTCGGGGCGACCCGCTATTCGCGCGCCCCGGAATACGGCGGCCGCGACAACCTGGCGGGACTGGGGCTGGAACGGGTGCGTTACGGCGCCTGGCTGCAGCGCCGCACCGGCCTGCCGGTTCTAGTGAGCGGACGGGGCTGGCGCGCCCCCGGCGAACGTTCGGAAGCGGCCATCATGGCCGACATCCTGGAACACGAATTCCGCGTCCCGGTAGCCTGGAAGGAGGAACAGAGCCGCTCCACCTACGAAAACGCCCGCTACAGCAGCCGGCTGTTGCAGCAATTGGGAATCGGACGCATTCTCCTGGTCACCCACGCCTATCACATGCCCCGCGCCCGCGAAGCCTTCGAGGCCATGGGGCTGACGGTGGTCCCGGCACCAACGGTCTATTTCCAGACCTTCAGCGAATACGCCGTTTTCGACTGGCTGCCGGAAATGCGGGCCCTGCGCCGCAACCGCCTGCTGGTGCACGAGATCGTCGGGCGCTGGTGGTACCGGTGGCGGTATTATTGA
- the lspA gene encoding signal peptidase II codes for MRERLGWLALAAAVVILDQLTKAWVVAGLPYRHAVELLPFFRLVHVHNTGAAFSFLAGAGGWQRWFFVALALGASVILTVWLWRLPRGRWLEAAGVSLILGGALGNFIDRIRYGFVVDFLDFHLGGWHWPAFNLADTAITVGVGLLLWQSFFSSESTREPEERHGG; via the coding sequence ATGCGTGAGCGCCTCGGCTGGCTGGCGCTGGCGGCGGCCGTGGTGATCCTCGACCAGCTCACCAAGGCGTGGGTGGTGGCGGGATTGCCTTACCGCCACGCCGTCGAACTGCTGCCGTTCTTCCGCCTGGTCCACGTCCACAACACCGGGGCGGCGTTCAGCTTTCTCGCCGGCGCCGGCGGCTGGCAGCGCTGGTTCTTCGTCGCCCTGGCCCTGGGGGCCAGCGTGATCCTGACGGTGTGGCTCTGGCGCCTGCCCAGGGGGCGGTGGCTGGAGGCCGCCGGCGTCAGCCTGATTCTCGGCGGGGCCCTGGGCAACTTCATCGACCGCATTCGCTACGGCTTCGTGGTCGATTTTCTCGATTTCCATCTGGGCGGCTGGCACTGGCCGGCCTTCAACCTTGCCGACACGGCGATCACCGTAGGGGTGGGGCTGTTGTTGTGGCAGAGTTTCTTTTCTTCCGAATCAACCCGAGAACCTGAGGAGCGACATGGCGGTTGA